One Mycobacterium paraseoulense genomic window, TGGATGCGCACGCTCGGATTGGGGAGCAGGTCCACCAACCGCATCAGCGTTCGTCCCACGGGCATGGCCCGATGGTAGGCCAACGAAAACTACGTCCTGTAGTAAGCCCTGGCGTCGTCGAGATTGCCGTGACGGCTGCTCTGGCGGCGCCGACCGCGACCATGGCGGCAATCTCGACCGCGCGTCAGGTGAACCGGAACCAGCGCCGCGCGGCCAGGGCCGCCAGTGCCCCCCACGCCACCAGGACGACGATCCCGAACCAATCCACCGACAAGACCATCGCCCGCGACAGCGCCTCGGTGAGCGCGCCCGACGGGGTGAGCCGGGCCGCCCACTTGACCCCGGTCGGGATCATCCCGCTTTCCACGGTCAGCGCGCCGAGCCCGGCGAAGACGAACCACAGCAGGTTGGCGACCGCGAGCACGATCTCGGCCCGCAGCGTGCCGCCGAGCAGCAGCCCGAGGGCCGCGAAACCCGCGGTGCCCAGCGCGATGACCGCCGCGCCCAACGCCAGCGCCGCCGGGGCGGGCCGCCAGCCCAGCGCAAACCCGATGGCCCCCAACAGGATTGCCTGTAGGAACACCACGGTGACGACGGCCAGTGACTTGCCCGCGATGATGCCCCAGACGGGTAGCGGAGTCGCGCCCAGCCGCTTGAGCGCGCCGTAGCGCCGGTCGAAGGCGACGGCGATGGCCTGCCCGGTGAACGCGGTCGAAATCACCGCCAGGGCCATGATGGCCGGCACGAAGGTGGCGGCCCGGTTGTGGCCGAACGAGCCGAACGGCAACAGGGTGAGCCCGATTAGCAGCGTGATCGGGATGAACATGGTCAGCAGCAGCTGCTCGCCGTTGCGCAGCAGCAGCTTGAGCTCGAGGCCGAACTGGGCGGCCAGCATCCGCGGCACGGCGGCCGGCCTCGGGTCGGGGGTGAAGGTGCCCGCGGGGAAGACGTCCGATTCGGTCACTGCCGCAACTTCCTGCCGGTGAGGTCGAGGAACACGTCCTCGAGGCTGCGCTGCTCGACGCGCATGTCGGTGGCCAGCACGTCGATCCGCGCGCACCACGCCGTGACGGTGGCCAGGACCTGCGGGTCGACCGGCCCCTCCACCAGATACTCGCCCGGCGTCACCTCGCTGGCCCGATAGTCCTCCGGCAGGGCGGCGCTCAGCAGGGACAGGTCGAGCCGCGGCGGCGCGGTGAACCGCAGCTCGTCCTTGGCGCCGGTGCGCATCAGCTCGGCCGGTGTGCCGGCGGCCACCGTCGCGCCGTGGTCGATGATGATCAGCCGGTCGGCGAGCTCCTCGGCCTCCTTGAGTTGGTGGGTGGTCAGCAGCACCGTCACGCCGTCGCGGCGCAGGGCGTCGATCAGTTCCCAGACCAGCAGCCGGGCGTGCGCGTCCATGCCGGCGGTCGGCTCGTCGAGGAAGACCAGCTCGGGCCGGCCGACCAGCGCGCAGGCCAGCGCGAGCCGCTGCTGCTGCCCGCCGGACAGCCGCCGGTAGGTGGTGCGGGCGGCGTCGGTGAGGCCCAGGGTGTCCAGCAGCCACGCCGGGTCCAGCGGGTCGGCGGCGTAGGAGGCGACCAGGTTGAGCATTTCGCCGGCGCGGGCGCTGGGGTAGCCGCCGCCGCCCTGCAGCATGACCCCGATGCGGGTGCGCAGGCGGGCGTTGTCGGCGATCGGGTCCAGCCCGAGCACCTCGATGGTGCCGGCATCCGGGCGCACGAACCCCTCGCACATCTCGACCGTCGTGGTCTTGCCGGCGCCGTTGGGGCCCAGCAGGGCGAGCACTTCGGCGGCGTGCACCTCGAGGTCGAGATCGTCGACGGCAGTGGTGGATCCGTAGTGCTTGCTGACCCCGCGCAGTCGCACGACTGTTTCAGGAACGTCCGAGCTCACGTGGAATCAGCGTAGGCGTCGGGCAGCGCCTCCGAACTAGGGGTGGCCCGGGGGGCCTCGGCGGTCCCCGGCGCCGGCGCGGTCGCGACGGGCTGCGGCGGCGTTTCGGAGCCCTCGGCCGGCATCCGCCGCCACGGCAGCCGGGTGTAGGTCAGTGCGATGAGCGCCGCCACGATCACGGTGCTGGCCAGGGTGGCGTCCACGATCTGGAAAAGCGCGAAGCGGTCCCCGTTGGCCGTCGGGCCGAAGATGCCGACGACGAGGGTGATGACGATGACCGCGGTCCGGAACCCGCTGCGGGTCGCCCAGGCGGCCAGCGGGATGATCGCCCACAGCAGGTACCAGGGCTGCACGACGGGAAACAGCAGCACGGTGACGCCCAGCGCCACGCCCAGGCCGCCGATCGGGTGCAACCGGCCGCGGAAGACCGCCACCAGCAACCAGCCGACCATCACCATGATGATCAGCACGCCGATGGCGCGGGTCAGCCCCAGCACCGCGGTGGTGTGGTCCCCGAGCCCCAGGAGGATCCCCACCTGCCCGGTGCCCAGCGCCAGCAGGGTCGGCGGCGACATCCAGCTGCGGACGACGTTGGCCGTGCCCAGGGTGTAGATCCAGCCGAACCCGAGCCCACTGGCCCAGCCGACGACCGCCATCACCGCCAGCGACAGCGCCGTCATCGCGCCGCCCGCCAGCAGCAGCGCCCGCAGGTTGCCCCCGCAGCGATAGGCCAGCGCCATCGTGACGAACCCGAGCGCCAGCAGCGACGGCAGCTTCACCTGCGACGACAGGACGATCAGGACGGCGCCGGCCAGCAGCATGCCCAGCGGTTCCCACTGCGGGCCGGGCCGCCAGGAAGCCGGGAACAACTGCGGTGCGTCGATGCCGCGCAGCGCGAACTCGGCGCCGGCCAGCATCAGCCCGAGCATCAGCGCCTCGTTGTGAACCCCGGCGACCAGATGCATGATCAGCAGCGGATTGGCCGCGCCCAGCCACAGCGCGCTCACCTCGGCGACGCCGCACCGCCGGGCCAGCCGCGGTGTCGCCCACACGATCAACGCCACGCCGATCAGTTCGACCAGCCGGTGACACAGCACTGCGGCGACGATGTTCTCCCCGGTGATCGCGGAGATGCCGCGTCCGATCCACAAAAACAGCGGGCCGTAGGGCGCCGGCGTCTCGCGCCACAGGGTGGGGACCGACAGCGTGAAGACGTGGGACAGGCCGAGCCCCGACGCCGGGCCCACCCGGTACGGGTCGAGCCCTTCCAGGGAGATCTGGCTCTGGGCCAGGTAGGAGTAGACGTCCTTGCTGTACATCGGCGGCGCGATCAGCAGCGGCAGGATCCACAGCATCAGGGTGCGGTCCAGGTCACCGCGCGACATCCGCCTGCTGCCCAGCGCGAACCGGCCGAGCATCAGCCAGGCCAGCGCCATCATGACCGCGCCGGTCGTCGTCATCGTCAACGAGACCGTCTGTATCCGCGAGGGCAGGTTGAGCAGCCGCACCCCGAAGGTGGGGTCCTGCACGACGGGCCGGGCCCCGGCGCCCAGCGCGCCGATGGCCATCAGGACGGTGCCGGTGGCCCCGAACAGGCGGGTGCGCTGCAGCGCGGTGAGCTCGGTATCGTTCAGCGGCGTGCCCACCGCCTGCTCGTCGCCGTGCAGGCTGGCGATCGACGAGCTCAGCGCGTGGTGGCGGGCTGCCATCAGTGCAGCCTAACCGGCGGGTACCCCCGGCCCGTCGGCTCGCCATCGCGATGACGTCCGCGGGCGGTCGTCCCGGCCGCCGCTGCCCGGGCCTTCCGCACGCGTAGCCTCGCGGTCGTGGCGATCCGCGACCATGGCGACCCCGGGGATGCGCCGTCTGCGCCCCCGCCCCTGTGCCCACCGACGAACGACGCGCGCCCGGCCGCCGCGGAGCAGGCCCGCACCATCGCCGCCGCCACCAACGCCGCCACGTTGGCCACCCTGACCGCCGACGGCGACCCGTGGGCGTCGTTCGTGGCCTATGGACTGCTGGACGGGATGCCGGTGCTGTGCGTCTCCAGCCTGGCCGAGCACGGCCGCAACCTCGCGGGCGACCCGAGGGCCAGTCTGTCGATCGTGGCGGCGAGCGGCGACACCGACCCGCTGGCCGGCAGCCGAATCACCCTGGCCGGGCTGGTCGCGAAGCCCACGGCGTCCGAACGCGACGAGGCCCGGGCGGCATACCTGGACGCGGTCCCCGCCGCCCGGTACTACGTGGACTTCAGCGACTTCAGCCTGTGGGTGTTACGAGTTCAGCGGGTGCGGTGGGTGGGCGGATACGGCCGGATGGACTCGGCCACCGGCGACCAGTACGCCGCCGCCTCCCCGGATCCGATTGCGCCGGCGGCCGCCCGGGCCCTCGCGCATCTCAATGCCGACCACGCCGACGCCCTGGCGGCCATGGCCCGAGCCTTCGGCGGCTACCCCGACACCGACACGGCAATCTGTACCGGCGTGGACCGCTACGGCCTGGACCTGCGGGTGCATACCCCCCGCGGAGTGGCCTACACCCGGGTCGGGTTTCCGGCGCGGCTGCAATCCGTGGGCCAATTACGTTCGGCCACAGCGGACTTGGCCCGCGCCGCGGAACCGGCCCGCGGAACCGGCTGTTGACGGACTCGGCGGCTCACACGCAAGCGCATGATCCATCGCGTCGTTGAAGACGAGCCGCCAACAGCCGGGACCGCGTCAGGGGCTACTTCTCGTCGCCGTCGGCCTTGCTCAGCGCCCGGTCCGCGGTCGAGACCAGCTTGCGGTTGAACTGATATTGGGCGGCGACGAGCTTGTCGGCCAGCTCGATGGCGGCGTCGACGATCTTGGTGCGCAGCGGTTGCACCGCTTCCGGGATGGCGTCGTCAAGGGTCTTGTGGAACGCGCGGAGCGCTTCGACCGCGGCGTGCTGTCCGGCTTTCGCCGATTCACGCACCTCGTCGAGCAGGTCGGTCGAACGCGATGCGACGGACTTCGATTCGGTCGTCTGAGCCATGTCAATTCCTTCATCTGGGTGATTTCACTACCGCCGCCGACGCTATTCGGCGCGGCGGGCCGGCCACTATGGGCGAAGGTCCCATCGCGGCTGCCAATGGTCTTCGCCGTCGGCGAAGGCCGGGGAGGATGTACCGCCACGAAAATTCGCGTCGTAACGCCACGTCGTGACGCACATGTCCGCTCGGGTAGCCTCGCGTTCGCGTCGTCACCAGTGTGACCAGCGCAACGGGCGCTCAGGGCACCCTTGGTGGACCGATCCCCGGAATTGCGTCACACTGGTGTTGTGAAAATCCGTACCGGCCTCGATGACGCTGCCGCGCGCACAGCGGCCGCGGCGGTGCCGGATCGCCACACCCGCCGCGCCATCGTGCGCTTGCTGCTGGAGTCCGGATCGATCACCGCCGGCGAGATCGGCGACCGGCTCGAGCTGACGGCCGCCGGCGTGCGGCGCCATCTCGACGCCCTGATCGAGGCGGGTGACGCCGAGTCGGTGCCCGCAGCGTCGTGGCAGCAGGTGGGGCGCGGCCGTCCCGCCAAGCGTTTCCGGCTGACGGCGGCGGGCCGCGCCAAGCTCGAACACGCCTATGACGACCTCGCGGCGGCGGCCATGCGGCAGCTGCGCGAGATCGGCGGGGAGGACGCCGTCCAGACGTTCGCCCGGCGCCGCATCGACGCGATCCTCGCCGGCGTCCCGGCCGCCGACGGCGACGACGACGCCGCGGTCGAGGCGGCCGCCGAGCGGGTCGCCGACGCGCTGACCCGGGCCGGCTACGTCGCCACCACGGCACGCGTCGGCGGACCGATCCACGGCGTGCAGATCTGTCAGCACCACTGCCCGGTGTCGCACGTCGCCGAGGAGTTCCCGGAGCTGTGTGAAGCCGAGCAGCAGGCCATGGCCGAGGTGCTCGGGACCCACGTGCAGCGGTTGGCGACCATCGTCAACGGGAATTGCGCCTGCACCACCCACGTGCCTCTGACCCCGGCGCCCAGCCCGCGCCGCGCCACCACGAGCATCGAAGGAGCGTCGCTATGACCCTCACCCCGGAGGCCCAGAAGGTCACTGCCGGACCGTTGACCCAGGAGCAGACGATCGCCTCCCTGGGCCGCTACGGCTACGGCTGGGCCGACTCCGACGTCGCCGGCGCCGGCGCGCAGCGCGGGCTTTCCGATGCGGTGGTCCGTGACATCTCGGCGAAGAAGAACGAGCCCGAGTGGATGCTGGAGACACGGCTCAAGGCGCTGCGCATCTTCGACCGCAAGCCGATGCCGAACTGGGGCTCGGACCTCAGCGGTATCGACTTCGACAACATCAAGTACTTCGTGCGCTCCAGCGAGAAGCAGGCCGCGACGTGGGATGACCTGCCCGCGGACATCAAGAACACCTACGACAAGCTGGGCATCCCGGAGGCCGAGAAGCAGCGGCTGGTCTCCGGTGTGGCCGCGCAGTACGAGTCGGAGGTGGTCTACCACTCCATCCGCGAGGACCTGGAGGCCCAGGGCGTCATCTTTCTGGACACCGACACCGCGCTGCGCGAGCACCCCGAGCTGTTCAAGCAGTACTTCGGCACCGTGATCCCGGCCGGGGACAACAAGTTCTCCGCTTTGAACACCGCGGTGTGGAGCGGCGGATCGTTCATCTACGTCCCGCCCGGCGTGCACGTCGACATCCCGCTGCAGGCCTACTTCCGGATCAACACCGAGAACATGGGCCAGTTCGAGCGGACCCTGATCATCGTCGACGAAAACGCTTACGTGCATTACGTGGAGGGCTGCACGGCGCCCATCTACACGTCGGACTCGCTGCACTCGGCGGTGGTGGAGATCATCGTCAAGCCCGGTGGCCGTTGCCGTTACACCACGATTCAGAACTGGTCGAACAACGTCTACAACCTGGTCACCAAGCGGGCCCGCGCGGAGGCCGGGGCCACCATGGAGTGGGTCGACGGCAACATCGGGTCCAAGGTGACCATGAAATACCCGGCGGTGTGGATGACCGGGGAGCACGCCAAGGGCGAGGTCTTGTCGGTCGCCTTCGCCGGGGAGGGACAGCACCAGGACGCCGGCGCCAAGATGTTGCACCTGGCGCCGAACACGTCGAGCAACATCGTCTCGAAGTCGGTGGCCCGCGGCGGTGGCCGCACCTCCTACCGCGGCCTGGTTCAGGTGAACAAGGGCGCGCACGGCTCCCGGTCCAGCGTGAAATGCGATGCGCTGCTGGTCGATACGATCAGCCGCAGCGACACCTACCCCTACGTCGACATCCGTGAGGACGACGTCACGATGGGCCACGAGGCCACGGTGTCCAAGGTCAGCGACAACCAGCTGTTCTACCTGATGAGCCGCGGGCTGACCGAGGACGAGGCGATGGCGATGGTGGTGCGCGGCTTCGTCGAGCCGATCGCCAAGGAACTGCCCATGGAATACGCCCTGGAACTCAACCGGCTCATCGAGTTGCAGATGGAGGGCTCCGTCGGATGACGGCTGCACTCAACAAGGGCGAGTTGTTCGCGTCCTTCGACGTGGACGCCTTCGAGGTGCCCAGCGGGCGCGACGAGATCTGGCGGTTCACCCCGCTGCGGCGGCTGCGCGGGCTGCACGACGGCTCGGCGCAGGCCACCGGTAGGGCGCAGATCAGCGTCGCCGAACAGCCCGGCGTGCAGGTCGAGAGCGTGCGCCGCGGCGACGAGCGGCTCGGCCGCGCCGGTGTTCCCGCCGACCGTGTTGCGGCACAAGCTTTTTCGTCGTTCAATTCCGCGACGCTGGTGAGCGTCGGGCGGGACACCCAGATCGCCGAGCCGATCAACATCACCGTGACCGGCCCCGGGGCGGGCGCGGTGGCCTACGGGCACCTGCAGATCAGCGTCGCCGAACTCGGCGAGGCGGTCGTGGTGATCGACCATCGCGGCAGCGGAACCTACGCCGACAACGTCGAATTCATCGTCGACGATGCCGCCCGGCTCACCGTCGTGTGGATCGCGGACTGGGCCGACGACATGGTTCACGTCAGCGCGCACCATGCGAAGCTGGGCAAGGACGCGGTGCTGCGGCACGTCGCCGTCACCCTGGGCGGCGAGGTGGTGCGGATGTCGAACAACGTGCGGTACGCCGCCCCGGGCGGGGACGCCGAGCTGCTCGGCTTGTACTTCGCCGACGACGGGCAGCACCTGGAGGCGCGGCTGCTGGTCGACCACGCCCAGCCCAACTGCAAGTCCAACGTCCTGTACAAGGGTGCGCTGCAAGGAGATCCGGCATCGCAGCGACCCGACGCGCACACCGTCTGGATCGGTGACGTGCTGATCCGGGCCGAGGCCACCGACACCGACACCTTCGAGGTGAACCGCAACCTGGTGCTCACCGACGGGGCGCGCGCCGACTCGGTGCCCAACCTGGAGATCGAGACCGGCGAGATCGTCGGCGCCGGACACGCCAGCGCCACCGGGCGTTTCGACGACGAGCAACTGTTCTACCTGCGCGCCCGCGGCATTCCCGAGGACCAGGCGCGCCGGCTGGTCGTGCGCGGCTTCTTCGGCGAGATCATCTCCAAGATCGCCGTGCCGGACATCCGGGAACGCCTGACCGCCGCCATCGAACACGAACTGGAAATCACGGAGAAGACAGCAGCCTCATGACGACCCTGG contains:
- a CDS encoding ABC transporter permease; amino-acid sequence: MTESDVFPAGTFTPDPRPAAVPRMLAAQFGLELKLLLRNGEQLLLTMFIPITLLIGLTLLPFGSFGHNRAATFVPAIMALAVISTAFTGQAIAVAFDRRYGALKRLGATPLPVWGIIAGKSLAVVTVVFLQAILLGAIGFALGWRPAPAALALGAAVIALGTAGFAALGLLLGGTLRAEIVLAVANLLWFVFAGLGALTVESGMIPTGVKWAARLTPSGALTEALSRAMVLSVDWFGIVVLVAWGALAALAARRWFRFT
- a CDS encoding ABC transporter ATP-binding protein, which codes for MSSDVPETVVRLRGVSKHYGSTTAVDDLDLEVHAAEVLALLGPNGAGKTTTVEMCEGFVRPDAGTIEVLGLDPIADNARLRTRIGVMLQGGGGYPSARAGEMLNLVASYAADPLDPAWLLDTLGLTDAARTTYRRLSGGQQQRLALACALVGRPELVFLDEPTAGMDAHARLLVWELIDALRRDGVTVLLTTHQLKEAEELADRLIIIDHGATVAAGTPAELMRTGAKDELRFTAPPRLDLSLLSAALPEDYRASEVTPGEYLVEGPVDPQVLATVTAWCARIDVLATDMRVEQRSLEDVFLDLTGRKLRQ
- the mptB gene encoding polyprenol phosphomannose-dependent alpha 1,6 mannosyltransferase MptB; this encodes MAARHHALSSSIASLHGDEQAVGTPLNDTELTALQRTRLFGATGTVLMAIGALGAGARPVVQDPTFGVRLLNLPSRIQTVSLTMTTTGAVMMALAWLMLGRFALGSRRMSRGDLDRTLMLWILPLLIAPPMYSKDVYSYLAQSQISLEGLDPYRVGPASGLGLSHVFTLSVPTLWRETPAPYGPLFLWIGRGISAITGENIVAAVLCHRLVELIGVALIVWATPRLARRCGVAEVSALWLGAANPLLIMHLVAGVHNEALMLGLMLAGAEFALRGIDAPQLFPASWRPGPQWEPLGMLLAGAVLIVLSSQVKLPSLLALGFVTMALAYRCGGNLRALLLAGGAMTALSLAVMAVVGWASGLGFGWIYTLGTANVVRSWMSPPTLLALGTGQVGILLGLGDHTTAVLGLTRAIGVLIIMVMVGWLLVAVFRGRLHPIGGLGVALGVTVLLFPVVQPWYLLWAIIPLAAWATRSGFRTAVIVITLVVGIFGPTANGDRFALFQIVDATLASTVIVAALIALTYTRLPWRRMPAEGSETPPQPVATAPAPGTAEAPRATPSSEALPDAYADST
- a CDS encoding HugZ family pyridoxamine 5'-phosphate oxidase, with the protein product MAIRDHGDPGDAPSAPPPLCPPTNDARPAAAEQARTIAAATNAATLATLTADGDPWASFVAYGLLDGMPVLCVSSLAEHGRNLAGDPRASLSIVAASGDTDPLAGSRITLAGLVAKPTASERDEARAAYLDAVPAARYYVDFSDFSLWVLRVQRVRWVGGYGRMDSATGDQYAAASPDPIAPAAARALAHLNADHADALAAMARAFGGYPDTDTAICTGVDRYGLDLRVHTPRGVAYTRVGFPARLQSVGQLRSATADLARAAEPARGTGC
- a CDS encoding helix-turn-helix transcriptional regulator, with protein sequence MVDRSPELRHTGVVKIRTGLDDAAARTAAAAVPDRHTRRAIVRLLLESGSITAGEIGDRLELTAAGVRRHLDALIEAGDAESVPAASWQQVGRGRPAKRFRLTAAGRAKLEHAYDDLAAAAMRQLREIGGEDAVQTFARRRIDAILAGVPAADGDDDAAVEAAAERVADALTRAGYVATTARVGGPIHGVQICQHHCPVSHVAEEFPELCEAEQQAMAEVLGTHVQRLATIVNGNCACTTHVPLTPAPSPRRATTSIEGASL
- the sufB gene encoding Fe-S cluster assembly protein SufB, with translation MTLTPEAQKVTAGPLTQEQTIASLGRYGYGWADSDVAGAGAQRGLSDAVVRDISAKKNEPEWMLETRLKALRIFDRKPMPNWGSDLSGIDFDNIKYFVRSSEKQAATWDDLPADIKNTYDKLGIPEAEKQRLVSGVAAQYESEVVYHSIREDLEAQGVIFLDTDTALREHPELFKQYFGTVIPAGDNKFSALNTAVWSGGSFIYVPPGVHVDIPLQAYFRINTENMGQFERTLIIVDENAYVHYVEGCTAPIYTSDSLHSAVVEIIVKPGGRCRYTTIQNWSNNVYNLVTKRARAEAGATMEWVDGNIGSKVTMKYPAVWMTGEHAKGEVLSVAFAGEGQHQDAGAKMLHLAPNTSSNIVSKSVARGGGRTSYRGLVQVNKGAHGSRSSVKCDALLVDTISRSDTYPYVDIREDDVTMGHEATVSKVSDNQLFYLMSRGLTEDEAMAMVVRGFVEPIAKELPMEYALELNRLIELQMEGSVG
- the sufD gene encoding Fe-S cluster assembly protein SufD; this translates as MTAALNKGELFASFDVDAFEVPSGRDEIWRFTPLRRLRGLHDGSAQATGRAQISVAEQPGVQVESVRRGDERLGRAGVPADRVAAQAFSSFNSATLVSVGRDTQIAEPINITVTGPGAGAVAYGHLQISVAELGEAVVVIDHRGSGTYADNVEFIVDDAARLTVVWIADWADDMVHVSAHHAKLGKDAVLRHVAVTLGGEVVRMSNNVRYAAPGGDAELLGLYFADDGQHLEARLLVDHAQPNCKSNVLYKGALQGDPASQRPDAHTVWIGDVLIRAEATDTDTFEVNRNLVLTDGARADSVPNLEIETGEIVGAGHASATGRFDDEQLFYLRARGIPEDQARRLVVRGFFGEIISKIAVPDIRERLTAAIEHELEITEKTAAS